CGCATCGCCCCCTGGCGCCTTGGGGAGGCCCGCCAGGGCGCGGCGACCGGTCGGCAGGCGAGCGGGTAGCGCCGGAGGTCTGCGGCCCTCTTGACGCGCACGAGCGCCCGCGCAGTCCTCCTCGATCTCTTCGACCTGAGTGAGCGTGTGGCCCTGGTGACCGGCGGCTCGCGCGGGCTCGGGCTGGAGATGGCCGAGGCGCTCGGGCAGGCCGGCGCCCGCGTGGCCATCGCCGCCCGGCGGGAGGCCTGGCTCGAGCCGGCCGCCGCCCGCCTGCAGGGGCAGGGCGTCGAGTGCCTGGCGGTGCAGGCGGACGTCACCCAGCCCGACCAGGTGGAGCGCCTGGTCCGTGGAGTGCTCGACCGCTTCGGCCGCCTGGACATCCTGGTGAACAACGCCGGCACGGCCTGGGGGGCCAGCCTGCTGGAGATGCCGCTCGAGCGCTGGCGTCAGGTGCTGGAGACCAACCTCACCGGCACCTTCCTGGTCACGCAAACGGCCGGCCGGTGGATGGTGGAGCAGCGGGGCGGGAAAGTCATCAACATCGCCTCGGTGGCCGGTCTGGTCGGGACGGCTCCCGAGGTGCTGGACGCCGTCGGGTACAGCGCGGCCAAGGGCGGGATCGTGGCCTTCACGCGGGACCTGGCGGTGAAGTGGGCGCGTTACGGGATCACGGTGAACGCCGTTGCGCCGGGCTTCATCGCCACCCGCCTGACCGAGGCGGTCCTGGCCCGTGCGCAGGCGCGGATCGAGGCGGCCACGCCGCTCGGCCGCATCGGGCGCCCCGAGGACCTGCGGGGGGTGATCGTCTTCCTGGCTTCGCGCGCGGCCGACTACATCACCGGGCAGGTCATCGTCGTGGACGGCGGGCTGACCGCCCAGTAGTCGGCTCAGCGCGTGGCCGTGAGTCCCGGCGGGCGGGCGATGTCCGCCACCTGCGCGCCGGCGAGCCGCTCGAAGTCGGCGTAGGCCACGGTCATCGTCTCCCGGTGGGTGCCGGCGTTGAAGACGATCTCCGGATCGGCGGTCAGGCTCCGGTCGACGTACACCGGCACGCCGTAGAGGTTCCCGAACGGCGGCATCGCCCCGACCTCGCAGTCGGGGAAGAGAGCGGCGAACTCCTCCTCGCGGGCCAGTCGCGCCTGCTGTCCGCCTACCGCCTGCCGCACCTTCTCCAGGTCGACCCGGTGCGGGGCGGGTAGGACGAGCATGACGGGCTTGCCGTCGACGGTGGCGATGACGACCTTGGCCACCCGGTAGCCGCTCACGTGCTCGGCGGCCGCCACTTCCTGGGCGGTGTAGGCCTCGGGGTGGGTGCGCACCTGGTAGCGCACCCCCTGCTCGCGGAAGTACTGCTCGAGCCGCTCCCGACAGGTCATGGTCGCTCCCCCCTCACCCCCATCTTATGCGGGCGCCGGGGGTTGCGGCCGCCGAACCCCGCGGCGCCGGGTGCTCTTGCGCGTCCGCGCCGCCCGGCGATACAGTACGTGACTGAGGCGCCGAGCCGCAGTTCCGCCAACTTCAGCGGCAGTCAGGCGAAGGAGGTGGAGGGCATGCCCACGAGGCTGGCCGTGCGCGATGCCGCAGCGACCTGCCAGCGCGACCTCGCGCGCATCGCCAACGACCTGAAGGGGCTCGGGGAGTACCCCAGCACGAAAGACGTCGTCAAGCACCTGCAGGCGCTGGTCGAGGCACTGCAGCGCTTCATGCGCGAGGCGGGCGACTGAGCCGGACCGCGAGGTCCGCGTGCCTGCGTGCCCGCCTGCCGCTGGCTCCGGGCGGCGGGCGGGGCGCGGGCCGCATGCGCGATCCTGCGGCGGGCCGGCCGGCCCGCCGCAGGGGCGGCCCGGCGCGCGGACGGCTATTGCCTGGCAGGTCCCGCATCGTATACTGAAGCACACCATGCTGCGGCACGACCCGCTCCGCAGGGTCCGCTTCGCCCCCCGGCAGTGCATCTGTCCCCCGCGGGGGTAACGGGCGGGAGGCGCTTCGCCCGGCCCGGCCTCCGCGTTCCCACCGAGCGTTCGTTCGTCCGTTAAACCTCGTCGCTCGCTGATCGCTTCCCCCTCGCCAGGGCGTTGCCCTGGCCCGGGGTACTGGAGGTGCAACCATGAAGGGCGGACCCGCCATCCCGGGGCCTGCCGCCTCCCGGCGGCCTGTCACCACCGACTGCTGCCAGGCGCTGGAGGCGCTTGTCCCTGTCGGTCCCCTCTCCCGCCGCGCCTTCCTGGCCCGCCTGGCCGGCCTGACGCTGGCCGGTCTGGCCTGGCCGCGGCGGGTGTGGGCGCAGGAGCGGCGCAAAGTCACCCTGGGTTTCTGCGGCCAGCTCCTCTGCGTGGTGCCCTACGAGGTGGCCCGCCATCACGGCTACTTCGCCGAGCAGGGGCTGGACGTCGAGCTCGTCTACTTCCGCGGCGGCAGCGCCGCCATGCAGGCGCTGGTCGGCGGCGCCGTCGACTACGCCGCCACCTCCTTCGACGTGGCGCTGGCCGCCTACGCCCGCGGCGCGCGCATCGTGCGCTTCTTCACCACCGGCCGGCTGCCGCTCTTCGCCCTGGCCACCGCTCCGGGGATGGCGGGGCAGCTGCGCACCGTGGCCGATTTGCGCGGCCGGACGGTGGGGGTCTC
The window above is part of the Armatimonadota bacterium genome. Proteins encoded here:
- a CDS encoding SDR family oxidoreductase; protein product: MTRTSARAVLLDLFDLSERVALVTGGSRGLGLEMAEALGQAGARVAIAARREAWLEPAAARLQGQGVECLAVQADVTQPDQVERLVRGVLDRFGRLDILVNNAGTAWGASLLEMPLERWRQVLETNLTGTFLVTQTAGRWMVEQRGGKVINIASVAGLVGTAPEVLDAVGYSAAKGGIVAFTRDLAVKWARYGITVNAVAPGFIATRLTEAVLARAQARIEAATPLGRIGRPEDLRGVIVFLASRAADYITGQVIVVDGGLTAQ
- a CDS encoding YbaK/EbsC family protein; amino-acid sequence: MTCRERLEQYFREQGVRYQVRTHPEAYTAQEVAAAEHVSGYRVAKVVIATVDGKPVMLVLPAPHRVDLEKVRQAVGGQQARLAREEEFAALFPDCEVGAMPPFGNLYGVPVYVDRSLTADPEIVFNAGTHRETMTVAYADFERLAGAQVADIARPPGLTATR